The following proteins come from a genomic window of Bactrocera dorsalis isolate Fly_Bdor chromosome 6, ASM2337382v1, whole genome shotgun sequence:
- the LOC125779140 gene encoding uncharacterized protein LOC125779140 — protein MNENNFNELLQLISPLIKKKDTCFREAIPASHRLACTLRFLATGDSYKSLSAFFRIAPNTISKFVPEVCDAIYSQLRNTYLKIPSTKEEWTEVASKFDLLWNFPNCIGAVDGKHVVMIAPAKSGSTFYNYKGTHSIVLMAVVDASYKYLYIDVGCNGRISDGGVFSKCSLQYALDTDSLNLPPPRHLLGREMNVPFVLVADDAFKMQNYLMKPYPGRILSGSKRIFNYRLSRARRIVENAFGIMMKRFEIFSRPMKLNPNKTTRVTLACCALHNFLMTKNISYATGLVDSCTEDGNIIKGARVNISIPTFESATEDISISYISNEAKTIREEFENYFMSPDGELPWQYKFI, from the exons atgaacgaaaacaattttaatgagttACTGCAGCTAATTTCCCcactgattaaaaaaaaagatacatGTTTTCGTGAAGCTATTCCAGCAAGTCATCGTTTGGCCTGCACTCTCCGCTTTTTGGCCACGGGCGATAGCTACAAAAGTCTTTCAGCTTTTTTCCGTATTGCCCCAAACACTATCTCAAAATTTGTTCCTGAAGTTTGTGATGCGATTTACAGTCAACTTCGAAATACTTACCTGAAG ATACCTTCAACAAAAGAAGAATGGACTGAAGTTGCTTCGAAATTCGATTTATTATGGAACTTTCCTAACTGCATAGGAGCAGTTGACGGCAAGCATGTGGTCATGATCGCACCAGCAAAATCAGGAAGTACGTTTTACAACTACAAAGGAACTCACAGCATAGTGCTTATGGCAGTTGTTGATGccagttataaatatttgtatattgacGTCGGCTGCAACGGGCGTATTTCAGATGGTGGTGTTTTCAGTAAATGTTCTCTGCAGTATGCCCTCGATACGGATTCTCTAAATTTACCACCTCCTCGTCATTTATTAGGTCGTGAAATGAATGTACCTTTTGTTTTAGTGGCAGACGAtgcatttaaaatgcaaaattatttgaTGAAGCCGTATCCTGGTCGCATTTTATCTGGTAGCAAACGTATTTTTAACTATAGGTTATCAAGGGCTAGGAGAATAGTCGAGAACGCATTTGGAATCATGATGAAGCGCTTCGAAATCTTTTCACGACCAATGAAGCTGAATCCAAATAAAACAACGAGAGTGACGTTAGCATGTTGCgcattacacaattttttaatgacaaaaaatataagttatgcTACAGGATTGGTAGATAGCTGCACTGAGGatggaaatattattaaagGTGCACGCGTTAATATTTCCATACCTACCTTTGAAAGCGCCACAGAGGATATATCAATTTCCTACATAAGCAACGAAGCAAAAACTATCCGTGAAgaatttgaaaactatttcatGTCACCAGACGGCGAATTGCCATGgcagtataaatttatataa
- the LOC125779110 gene encoding uncharacterized protein LOC125779110 isoform X2 has protein sequence MSQTKIPQFQLPALNGTTLTLSPTAKYLGVEIDAKLFWKINIEKRINKAYMAFYTCKRIVSNWGLKPSIIMWMYTAVIRPILTYGALVWWPALNKQYNIRKLNGIQKAACAGVTGAIRSCPTDALNVILHQLPIDFFIQKTAAIAAIRIEELGGWNQQNHGHSVILNKLTINKSDYILPKLDFNRHFQVRIPSRREWRRGSFAEEGTTSVYTDGSKMDCGVGTGVFSADLGISLSIRLPNSASIFQAEVLGIEKACEVLLENHGNIHKATIFTDSQAALLPLSSPMTNSSIVHNCKRALSSIKDKLQLNLIWVPGYRNIFGNEKADELAKAGAFLNESEAELIPSPLGTIKGEINRQFQQIANNRWKNITKCVITKQLWPTYDRKRTNDLLNRSRKSIYRITATTTGHWPFGENASKMGMPYNDICRGCGVVGNKETIFHFLCECPALAQIRHKTLGIHQAPNLEWISTKSISDISSFIETSK, from the coding sequence aaaataaatatagaaaaaagaataaacaaagcatacatggccttcTATACGTGTAAGAGAATTGTCAgcaattggggcctcaaaccaagtataatcatgtggatgtacacggcggtcataagacccatactcacatatggagctctggtatggtggccagcgctaaataAACAGTataacattagaaaattaaatggaatacaaaagGCAGCttgtgcgggtgttacgggcgcaatcaggtcatgtccgactgatgcgctcaatgtgatcctgcatcaactaccaattgacttttttattcaaaaaacagcagctattgcggcgataagaatagaagaattgggaggttggaatcagcagaaccatggacatagtgtaatcctaaacaagctcactattaataaatcagactacattctcccaaagctggatttcaatagacacttccaggtgaggataccatctagacgagaatggagaagaggttcattTGCAGAagagggtaccacctcagtctataccgacgggtccaaaatggactgcggagtgggcacgggggtattctccgctgatctgggcatatctctctctatacgtctaccgaactcggcaagcatcttccaagcggaagtactaggcatagaaaaagcctgcgaagttctattagaaaaccacgggaatatacataaagcaactatatttacggatagccaggcggccctcctgccATTGTCTTCACctatgacaaattccagtatagttcacaactgcaagagagcactaagctcaataaaagacaagctccagctaaacttgatctgggttcccggctacaggaacattttcggtaacgaaaaagcagatgagttggcaaaggcaggagccttcctcaatgaatccgaggcggagctcataccgagcccgctaggaacgatcaaaggagagatcaatagacaatttcaacaaattgctaacaacagatggaaaaacattacaaaatgcgtcataactaaacaattatggccaacatacgacaggaaaagaaccaacgacctattaaataggtcaagaaaaagtatttacagaataacagctaccacaacagggcactggccatttggggaaaatgcgtccaaaatgggtatgccctacaacgacatctgccgtggctgcggagtagtagggaacaaggaaacaatcttccactttctctgcgaatgcccagctctggcacagatccgacacaaaacactcggaatccaccaagcaccaaaccttgaatggatttccaccaaaagcatatcggacataagtagtttcatcgaaacctcaaaatag
- the LOC125779261 gene encoding uncharacterized protein LOC125779261, with protein sequence MNSDDEVFEGVMDNVLDETISSTPSKTKRRKKPQIVSSWTNESTTNLIQAIEMHNCIWEYSCPEYKDRAKRDKAWNNIAEKFPTQEVDGCKAKWANIKTAFSNVKKKMTTKSGQAAGNALPHWPFWSAMQFYCLHDRCKSSSSVSTLDVDADVTPPPTAARSDRKSKPSASDESVTTDAMESAIQFLNKEEDHWHGVGMYLALQMRELSKRNKRAANKLHAELIQVAMNAVLQQDEESLS encoded by the coding sequence atgaaTTCAGACGACGAAGTTTTTGAAGGTGTTATGGACAATGTGCTTGACGAAACCATTTCTTCCACACCCAGCAAAACAAAAAGACGAAAAAAACCACAAATAGTGTCATCATGGACAAATGAAAGCACAACGAATTTGATACAGGCCATTGAAATGCACAATTGTATTTGGGAATATTCCTGCCCAGAATATAAAGATCGCGCCAAAAGAGATAAAGCTTGGAATAACATCGCGGAGAAATTTCCAACCCAAGAAGTTGACGGATGCAAAGCAAAATGGGCGAATATAAAAACGGCATTTtcaaatgtaaagaaaaaaatgacaACTAAATCAGGCCAAGCGGCCGGTAATGCTTTGCCACATTGGCCGTTTTGGTCAGCTATGCAATTCTACTGTTTGCATGATCGCTGCAAGAGTAGTTCGTCCGTCTCAACACTAGATGTGGATGCAGATGTAACGCCACCACCAACAGCTGCCCGAAGTGACAGGAAATCCAAACCCTCTGCATCCGATGAATCAGTGACAACAGATGCAATGGAGAGcgcaatacaatttttaaataaagaagaagaccaCTGGCATGGAGTGGGCATGTATCTTGCACTGCAAATGCGTGAACtatcaaaaagaaataaaagagcaGCAAATAAACTTCACGCGGAATTAATTCAAGTAGCTATGAATGCTGTGTTGCAACAAGATGAGGAAAGTTTATCATAA